In a single window of the Luteibacter rhizovicinus DSM 16549 genome:
- a CDS encoding DUF6776 family protein yields MRTLADTVREGRKRALLLGLWAASLVVVGLFVWMLTSHGPAAVTSRTGARALGEENEDLRQQVANLQRADQVAGIAAKELKRNLAERDEEISGLRTDLAFYSRLVGGNGQRDGLKVQGARTEPVKGSPNAWNVVITLTQNARRGEVLKGNLSVAVEGIQGSKVTTLEGPALGQPAAAQGPAFAFKYFQQIQGSFTLPAGFKPTRLRVVASPDGDEPVTRTIPWEDATRSDEVNDVQQ; encoded by the coding sequence GTGCGCACCCTCGCCGACACGGTTCGCGAGGGCCGCAAGCGGGCGCTGCTGCTCGGCCTGTGGGCAGCCAGCCTGGTCGTCGTCGGACTCTTTGTCTGGATGCTGACCAGCCATGGGCCGGCCGCTGTCACCTCCCGGACGGGCGCTCGCGCGCTCGGCGAGGAAAACGAGGATTTGCGCCAACAGGTAGCCAACCTCCAGCGCGCCGACCAGGTCGCCGGCATCGCCGCAAAGGAACTCAAGCGAAACCTGGCCGAGCGCGACGAGGAAATCAGCGGCCTGCGCACCGACCTCGCGTTCTATTCGCGCCTCGTCGGCGGCAATGGCCAGCGCGACGGGCTGAAAGTCCAGGGTGCCCGCACCGAGCCGGTCAAGGGATCGCCCAACGCCTGGAACGTCGTGATCACGCTCACCCAGAACGCGCGGCGCGGCGAGGTGCTGAAGGGCAACCTCAGCGTGGCCGTCGAGGGCATCCAGGGCAGCAAGGTCACGACGCTCGAGGGGCCGGCGCTCGGCCAGCCCGCCGCGGCGCAGGGGCCCGCCTTTGCGTTCAAATATTTCCAGCAGATCCAGGGAAGCTTCACCCTCCCCGCCGGGTTCAAGCCGACGCGCCTGCGCGTCGTCGCCAGCCCGGACGGCGACGAGCCCGTCACGCGTACGATTCCCTGGGAAGACGCCACTCGAAGCGACGAGGTCAACGATGTTCAACAGTAA